In the genome of Ovis canadensis isolate MfBH-ARS-UI-01 breed Bighorn chromosome 21, ARS-UI_OviCan_v2, whole genome shotgun sequence, the window CACTAAAAAATCAAACTGCCTCTGCTGAAACTTTGCCATCCCTTAGTTTTTaatctgtatgcatgtctgtttttctaattaattttatgcaaaataatccaaaagaatgaaacctaattttaaagaaaaaacttttttctgAGATTAAATAGGTTTCATTTGTATTTTGAGTCTCATCAAATAAAAGATTAATGACAACTTAAACCCACACTTTGAGTCACTTCAAATACTAATGAATTATATGACAGATTGAACATACTCTGTGATATCTACCAAGGTTCTCAAACAGCACAACTGTTTGCCTATTGAGATACACTTTTCTTTCAAtctggaatatatatttttcagaacaattactaaaagaaaaaagaaaaagtcaaaccAAGATGAACTATTTCATATACCTAGAACTAGTTAAGTGAAAATCAAGCATATTAATATTGGAGTCAGGGAATGAGATATGAGTGGTCATTTAGAACCAAAAGTCAAGGATTTAGCAGTGCTGAACATctaaaaacaagcaagcaagccaACAATCCAGATatgttaaatttcaaaatatctaaatattgagtggaaactagaaaaacaacaaagtaataaatgttattatgttctcttgttgttgttcagttgctaagttgtgtctgactctttgtgacccccacagactgcagcaggtcatgcttccctgttcttcaccatttcccagaatttgctcaagtgaagttgttcagtcatgtctgactctttgcaaccccatggactgtagcttgccaggctcctctgttcatgggattttccaggcaagaatactggagtgggtggccatttccttctccaggggatcttcctgacccagggattgaacctgggtctcccacactgcaggcagactctttaccatctgagccaccagggaagacctggagTTTGTGAAAACTCCTCCATTggattggtgatgtcatccaaccatctcatcccctgttatcccttctcctcctgccctcaatctttcctagcattaaggtcttttccagtgagttggatcttcatatcaggtggccaaagtatcggagcttcagctttatatccacccttccaatgaatattcagtgttgacttCTTACATGTTTAAATTTTCCCTTGGCATCATAATAAGGATTTttgatttttcatctttttgcttgttttctcaaaagaaaaaaaaatctaattctaaAAATAGATGTTGTAAAAATTAGCTTATTCATTAAATACTTCTTTCAAATTGCCATTGCTCTTCCAGGCGCCATTTGTGGATTTTGTactaaaaaaaatccatataagGGTAGTATAAAGAAGCCAACATAACAAGGAATGGTTTTTTTCCCCCGGGTCCCACAAGTCCTTTcagtttaactttttaatatcaaataacTTAAGCTTTCATCCTATCTAGAGAAATCCTATGACTCTCATAAGATTTTGAGAATCTTCCAGAAAGAAGAGAGTCAtagaaaaagtttgtttttttctttaccatttaCTTTCTATTCATTCTTCCTAATTTGAGTTTTGATGAACAGTAACTATGTTATCTTTTTAAGAGGTCATCCTTTCTCTTCCTGGTTCCCCACAAATTAGTCTTAATTCTAAGAATCACTGTTAATGTGTGGTCATTGTGTATTATAAGTTTTAATGGAAGCTTTATGGACAGTGGAGGATAATTGCAGTATTCTACAGCTCAAGATACAGATTTAGAATGAAATACAGCTTCTAAATCTCATTGTCCATTCTCTTGAGGGACTTCTTACTTACTGACTGTGTCTCTGGACCATGGACAAATGACACATTCATGAAAAATTTTCACCCCATGCTTTGTTCTCTAAGTTACAAGATCCCcccaatatttcatttttatataaaaagtcaACTTTCAAAGCAATTTTTTTCTCATACGTGTTATACAAATAGTATAATAGAAAGAGTGGTAGATTTGAAATatgaggcttttaaaaaataaagcagctgtgcGATTTTAACTAAATGAATGATatttctttcagtattctatccatatgttaaatatatattaaaaatctatTGTGCTTCTGTGACTGTAGAAAGCAAATATGAAATCTCTGAAGTAAATATGAAACCAGCTACAAAATGGGGTATATTACATAGTTTTTATGGATCTGCTATAATTGTGAAACTGGCATTTGAGTCATAGTACTGACCACagtagggagaaagaaaagagttaGGACAGATTATCTGATTCATGCTTCTGCTGGCCCTAGTGGCATTTAAGAAACTCCCATTGTACAAGGTGTTACTTTATTGATCATTCAAAATCAGACTTTAAAACGACTTTAAACTCATACTAGTGTTACTTTATTGATTGTTAGCAGTACCGCCCATCTTCCAAGTGAAAAAAATCcataatgataattttaaaataaaagagaataactTGTTTCTTAATGCTTTTCTTAAATGAGAAACATAAGGAAAACATAAGGAAATTgtgaaaatggagataaaaaggcctaaaaataggaaaaattggAGAAAAGAGTCAGATTTCCTTCCCCATGGTGAGAAATAGGATGAGAAAGCTGCcactaaaattattaaaaataaacacatggaatcTCCTGTCTTATGACAGCTTGCACAGAGACATTGATTCTAATAAAAATTTTCCCCTCCCCAGGGTTTTTCTCAGAGCAAGTTTAACATCTTTGTTTCTCAAGCTGTAGGTTAAGGGGTTCATCATGGGAACCACATTGGTGTAAAAGACAGAAGAGATTTTCCCCACATGCATGGACCCAGCAGATGACGGTTTAAGATACATGATTGCCCCTGAACCAAAGAACAGAGAAACAGCAATTATGTGGGAACTGCAGGTGCTGAAGGCTTTGGACCTGCCCTCTGTAGAGCATATTTGGAGGATGTTGGAGAGGATGAGACCATAAGAGACAAAGATCGTGAGACTGGGCACAATGATATTGATGCCCACCACAATGAAAACTACCAGCTCATTCACGTAAGTACTTGTGCAGGAGAGCTGGAGCACAGGGAGGATGTCACACAAATAGTGGTCAATGGTGTTTGCATCGCAGAAGGTCAGTCTCAGCATGCATCCAGTGTGAGCCATGGCACCAGAAAATGCCATCAAGTAGGAACCAAGCATAAGGCTGGAACACATTTTAGGGGACATGGCAATGTTATACAAGAGTGGGTTACAGATGGCCACATACCGATCATAGGCCATTGATGTTAGCACATAGCattcagaaacaacaaaaaaacagaaaaagtagaGCTGAGTCATGCATCCCATATAAGAGATCGTATTCTTCTTTGATAAAAAATCTACCAGCATTTTGGGTGTAAATACAGAAGAATAACACAGGTCTATGAAGGACAagttaaagaggaaaaagtacatggcGGTGTGTAGGTGTGAATTCAGCACAATTAGTGTTAACAAGCCAAAATTTCCCAACATAGTGACCATATACATTACTAGAAACAGGAAGAACAAGGGAAGTTGAAGATCTGGTTGGTCTGTTAACCCCACCAGAATGAATTCAGTCACAAAAGAACCATTTCCAGGAGCCATTCTTCGCTAAGGGAATCTGTTGACACAGGAGAAAAGGGTGACATTAGAGAACAACTCAGCCCTTCTGACAATATCTTATCCTACATGAAAGTGTATATACCGAGCATGTCTGAGACTAGCCAACCTGGACCCATAGAATCTGCCTTTATCATTATCATGATAGTGAGTGACATAGACATTCCCTTACTGGAGGCTTAAGATGTTAATTACACAAAGAACATCACAAATAGCCTACAGAGAGAAGGCAGTGCTGCCATATGCAAAATATGCCGGAAAAAACTAAAGTGAAAAGAGAGGAATGTGCCAGGACAGAATCTTCCTTCTCACATCTCatcatttcttcattcacttaAGCCCTCCCCTCACCAGTAAAATTAGAAGGCAGAGACCCTAGCTCCCTGGTGATGAATACGTTAGAGTAGTAATACATGGTGGAATGGAAACCACATTGTCTCCAAACAAAAACTAAGGGACAAAAGGCCAGAGGAGGTTAAGTTACTGCTCTATTTCACAGAATAAAAtccataaatgtagaaaaatgggaGTTCATTCAGGGAGAAGGAACTTACTGACTGAGATACTGCATTTTTTGAGCCTCTTAACCTCTGAACACTCTTTGATCTCCCATGAACATACTCTCCTGACAGTTTCACTTAAATCTCAGGACTGCACACAACAGGAATGAAAGTGGCAGATCTGATACCCCTGGCCTTCCATCTCAAAACAGGACATACattaaatcaacaaaattcaTAAACTCACCCTCTTTGGTGCTCTCCCTTGGTATTTACCCCTGTAGTCCTGGAAAGGCAGTTTCAGGTTTGAGGTTCCTTAAATTCTAAAAGGATGCAGCCCAGACTGAATTTCAGACATGCCCTGGAAATCTTTCTGACCTACATATATTAATTTCAGATTATGACTTTGAGTCTTCTCAAGAATCAGGAAAAAATTAACAGCATTGTTATCCGGTTTGCCACTTGATAAGACACAGAAGATTGAATGAGGTTTAATGATGTAGTGCTCTTGATTATAAACAGGGTGGAAGCTTACTCAGTCTCTTCTCAGGGAATAGAGTCTATGTGTGTGCAAAGAAATAAGGGAATTGGTTTTACACTCTGGACCATATtctctgtttagttctttagGGACTCAGTATTTGAATCCAGTTTACACATCACTCCAGGGACTGTACATCCCCCAAGGCAGAGGCAAAAGTAGACTCCCATCTTCCTATCATCTTCATTACTTTAGAAAAATCTATTTACAGATTCTTACTCTGTGTTTTTCTACATCCTAAATGGAAAACTTCCAGAGAGTGTTTATAGGTTTCTTCACATCTTCACTATAAATTTTGCAAAGACCCTAGTAACTAATTTCAGTTACTGTCTTTCATGGGTTATCTCAAAAATTTTTGTGActttctcctttctatttttatgattaaaGTCCTACTGGAAATTTCTGAAGATCTAGCTGAGCCcttaaatgtattaaattatttcattaactGAGGTCATCAATTCCTTCTCATCATAGAAACTACTAGGGGATACAGAGTTAGGGTGTGGCTTAGAGTCCTACTGCCACACTTACTAACTTGAGCACAGTGCTTAAACTCCATGCCTCAGGTTCGTAATTTCTAAAATAGTGATGAGAATGATAGCATCTTTTTCATTGCATTGTCTTGATGATGAAattaaaaactgtacaaaaatcgGTTAGAATAGTCAAGTGGTATATAGTCAAACAGTATCAGCTGTCATTATATATGTTGTCAAAACTTCCAATAGGTCCTCTGTCATAACACTCACCAGGCATTTTCCCCTTTAATTCCTGTGTCCTCTTAGACACTATAAGTTCTATAAGGACAAACATGTCTTCTGTCTTATTACTTTTCTCACAGTGCTGTGTATAGTGCACAATACACAGTAGGCACTgcataaataacataaataagcTACGTTGTTCTTTGGTGAAAGCCTCCTGAGTGTTTCTTACATTTCTCACATGCTCAGCATTAGGGTCTACAGCCACACTGACCTTAGGTTTTTATTGAATTACTGAACTACATGCTGAAATATGGTGATTCCAGCTGTTATTCTAGAATTTTCCACATACTCCCTCTTATTTCACTATGTACACAGCTGTTAGAATAAGTTCTGAAAGCACAGATCTGTTCCTTCCTAGTTTAAAATGTTCCATGATCTTAAGCTACCTAATGGGCAATTGAAACACTGTAATAAAGGCACACTGGAACACTGTAATAAAAACATAACTATCAAAACTATGATTAAGTTTTgcataaaagtaaagaaaatcaaGTGAGATACTATACTAAATAGAGAAGTTTTCCTTCTTAGTCTGAAAGTACCAGGCTCTTTAACTCTTCACACTGCTCAGAATACGAGTGCCTCCAAATCACATCAtcaagatggttaaaaaaaaaaaaacaacaaaaaaacagcaaataGAATGAGAGAAATATGTTTGATAAGGACCTAGTatccaaatgggcttccctggtagtttagtccgtaaagaatctgtctgcagttcaggagacctggattggatccctgggttaggaagatcccctcgagaagggaatggcaactcactccagtattattgcttggaaaatcctactgacagaggagcctggtgggctacagtccatggggttacaagaatcagacacaacttagttacTAAACCACCACAGTATCCAAAATACTTtggcagggaaattctttacctctagtgtaGCCTGggaagcacattttttttttttaaaaaggagacacaggttcaatgcttgggtcaggaagctcccctgaaggagaaaatggcatctCCTTcaaatattgttgcctggagaatcccatggacagaggagcctggtaggctatagtctatggggttgcaaagagtgggacacaactgagcatgcatgcacatgttttTAGCATCCAAAATGCATAAACCACTCTTtcactcaataataaaaaaatgcaaatagtcCAAAGAATGCATAGTTCCATGGAATGAAatacagagtccagaaatagatccaTATACATTAGAAACaataattttaacaaaaaaacaaaggcaaTCTAAAGGAGAAATGACAGGCCTTTAATACAGTGAGGCAGAAATAATTAAAtacacaaaaagcaaacaaatatacAAAGAGATTCAATGTGTACctcacaacattaaaaaaattgtcaCAAAATGAATCATAGGTActcatgtaaaatataaaattaagaagtttaaaacaaaaaaaggacaAGATAGTGACAgagtgtccactgacagacaaatggataaagttCGTATGGAGTACTGCAATGTCGCTCAGtcataacaaagaatgaaagCTTGCCATTTATGTTAAGGATGcatctaagtgaaataagtcagagaaacacaATAATGTATGATCTCATATGTGAattctaaaacacaaaacaaaaattagactCACACATACAGAGAACAAGTGAGCAGTTGCCAGAGGAGATGGTGTGGGGGATGAGAGAAATAGGTGAACGGAATTAAGAGGTGCAAAcatctagttataaaataaatgtcatgggaatacacagcatatgaaaaatggtcaaaaaattataataattttgtatGAGGACAGATGGTTGCCAGACTtgtcatggtgatcatttcattatGTGtttaaatattgaatcactatgttgtacacctgaaaataatacaatatgtacatcaagtatatttcaacaaaacaaaacagcaacaaaaaaaaatcttaaagaagcCAAGTGTGAGAAGTGTTTTACCCATAaggacaaagattaaaaaaaaaaagaaagaaattgccacagccatCAACATCAAGGCAAGATTATCCAGCAGCTAAATGATTATGATTCAGTGAAGGcacagatgatggttagcatttgttacaaataaattatttttaaaatgaaaaaaaaataattacagagAGACTCTCATTGGAAaccatgcaaaaaaaaagaatggagtgaaatatttaaagtgttgaaaTGAAAAAATCACCAATCTGTGATTTTAAATTCAATAATATTATCCTTCAACTTGAAAGTGAAATGATGACATTCTCAGATAAACAAAATCTAAGAGAGTTTGATGTCAACAGAACTGCCTTGCAGGAAATACCAAAAGCAGTTTtttaggcaaaagaaaaagaatataggtCAGAAGCAtgaactgacatttaaaaaagagcatcagagggaaaaaatagtcATAAAAAGTTTGTCTTATTCTTCTTAATTTATCTAATAGATAACTGTGTGTTTAAAATAACAGTAGCAACAATGCATTAGTAATTACAACATGGTTCTGTAAAATGAATAACATCAGTGTCATAGAAGCACAGAAGGAAATAAGTAGAAACTGTCCAAGCTCCCTGTACAACAGATGATGTCGAATAGAGTTATTTGAAAGTGGATTTGATTAAATTAAAACTTATTGTAAACTTTAGGATAACcagtgtaaatattttaaaagaaggataATCGATATATTAAGATAggagataaaatggaataataggAAATGCTCAATTAAATCTggagaataagaaaacaaagggaaagataaagaaacaaagaacacaACATGTGCACAAGTAGAAAACACTTATAAACATATTAACTCAAGTTTATTAATACAGCTGGTCCCCGACTTAGGACGGTTTGATTTATGATTTTTCAACTTCACCATGGGCCTAAAATAAATACGGGTCAAAAGCCACAAGCTGCAGTTCCCCATCAATCATTTGACCATGACGGTAAACAGCCCATACTCTTTCAATTGCAAAGCCTTTCACTTTCGTACAGTATTCAACAAATTACATGAGGTATGTAACACTTTATTATAAATGGCattttttctttgcatattttaacCAAGACAACATTCTAGCTttatgttagatgattttgcccaactgtcGGTTAATGTAAGTATGCTGAATACATTGAAGGGAGGCTAGGCTAAGTCATGACATGACCCCAGAACCCTGTCGTGAGTTGAGAAAGCTCTGCAATCACGTTAAATGTATGTCGTATAGATACaccaaggattcttcaacatccacaaatcaatcaatgtaattcaccacattaacaaattgaaaaataaaatccatatgattatctcagtagatgcagagaaagcctctgacaaaattcaacatctatttatgataaaactcttcagaaagcaggaatagaaggaacatacctcaacataataaaagctatatatgacaaacccacaacaaacattatcctcaatggtgaaaaaatgaaagcatttcctttaaagtcaggaacaagacaagggtgcccactttcaccactactattcaacatagttttggaagttttggccacagcaatcagagcagaaaaagaaataaaaggaatccaaattggaatagaagaagtaaaactcttactgtttgcagatgacatgatcctctacatagaaaaccctaaagactccaccagaaaattgctagagctaatcaatgaatatagtaaagttgcaggatataaaatcaacacatagaaatcccttgcattcctatacacgaataatgagaaaatagaaagagaaattaaggaaacaatcccattcaccatcgcaacgaaaagaataaaatgcttaggaatatatctacctaaagaaactaaacacctatatatagaaaactataaaacactggtaaaagaaatcaaagaggacactaatagatggagaaatataccatgttcatggatcagaagaatc includes:
- the LOC138427238 gene encoding olfactory receptor 8B8-like is translated as MAPGNGSFVTEFILVGLTDQPDLQLPLFFLFLVMYMVTMLGNFGLLTLIVLNSHLHTAMYFFLFNLSFIDLCYSSVFTPKMLVDFLSKKNTISYMGCMTQLYFFCFFVVSECYVLTSMAYDRYVAICNPLLYNIAMSPKMCSSLMLGSYLMAFSGAMAHTGCMLRLTFCDANTIDHYLCDILPVLQLSCTSTYVNELVVFIVVGINIIVPSLTIFVSYGLILSNILQICSTEGRSKAFSTCSSHIIAVSLFFGSGAIMYLKPSSAGSMHVGKISSVFYTNVVPMMNPLTYSLRNKDVKLALRKTLGRGKFLLESMSLCKLS